From the Terriglobales bacterium genome, the window CGTATTCGTGCGGACATTCCCGGCGAGTCTAACTCAATGTCCTCGCGCGAGTCAGCATACTCTCCAGTCGGACGGGGTCGCAGAGACGCCCCAAATGTTGCCTGGACGATCGAGCTCAATCCCATAGCGGGAACCGGTGTCGTGGACGACAGACACGATGTGTGCCGGTGCAGACTTGCCGGTCCGGTGCACGTATACCGTCACAGGAGTGCCCACCTCCAAAGGTGCGGACGTTCTTATCAAGGCTCCGTGGAGGCTAACTCTGACAGTTTCGCCCGCATATGCGAAGCCTTCTCCCTGCACCTCGATGAGAACATCGGTTTCTATGCGTGTGCTGCGGCGAGCTATGGAGCCATCGATCCATTGAGCAGTTTCAGGCAGTTGCATGAGCGGACCTCGCGGAAGTATTGACCGGCATTCCCGGATGCAGCCTGCGCAGAAATTGGCTTTCGATCCACTCATTGAGCCGCTCTCTGTCGGCATTGCTCATATCTGTGAACGTTAATCCCGTTTTGCCGTTGTCGGCCAGCCAGATGACTTGAGCTTTGCAACTCAATTTTTGTTGATCGCCTGGAAGGGCAAATTCGAGTTGAACCACCTG encodes:
- a CDS encoding PilZ domain-containing protein, encoding MQLPETAQWIDGSIARRSTRIETDVLIEVQGEGFAYAGETVRVSLHGALIRTSAPLEVGTPVTVYVHRTGKSAPAHIVSVVHDTGSRYGIELDRPGNIWGVSATPSDWRVC